One genomic window of Quercus robur chromosome 6, dhQueRobu3.1, whole genome shotgun sequence includes the following:
- the LOC126732512 gene encoding anaphase-promoting complex subunit 10 produces MATELSEGEEEGKVTGGNQVLIVEDDLREMGKKAAWSVSSCKPGNGVSALRDENLETYWQSDGAQPHLVNIQFQKKVKLQLVVLYVDFKLDESYTPSKISIRAGDGFHNLKEIKTVELVKPSGWVYLSLSGNDPRETFVNTFMLQIAVLSNHLNGRDTHVRQIKVYGPRPNPIPHQPFHFTSREFITYSFVR; encoded by the exons ATGGCGACAGAATTGTCAGAGggagaagaagaagggaaagTTACTGGTGGGAATCAGGTGCTGATAGTGGAAGATGACCTTAGAGAAATGGGGAAAAAGGCTGCCTGGAGTGTAAGCTCTTGCAAGCCCGGCAATGGCGTCTCTGCCCTCCGTGATGAGAACCTTGAGACCTATTGGCA ATCAGATGGTGCACAACCTCATTTGGTTAATATTCAATTTCAGAAGAAAGTTAAGCTTCAA TTAGTTGTTCTTTATGTGGATTTCAAGCTTGATGAGAGCTACACACCCAGTAAGATCTCCATTCGTGCTGGCGATGGTTTCCACAATCTGAAG GAGATAAAAACTGTGGAACTTGTCAAGCCAAGTGGTTGGGTATATCTGTCCTTGTCTGGAAATGATCCTAG gGAAACTTTTGTCAACACTTTTATGTTGCAAATTGCTGTGTTGTCAAACCACCTGAATGGGAGGGATACTCATGTGCGGCAGATCAAAGTTTACGGCCCTCGACC GAACCCTATACCGCATCAACCATTTCACTTTACTTCAAGGGAGTTCATTACCTACTCTTTTGTGAGATGA
- the LOC126732513 gene encoding U-box domain-containing protein 5-like, with protein sequence MGTDVAEVVEKLPDPCSFKVHFLMCTELLKLVDRISRIFPEIEAARPRCSAGIQSLCVLNRAIEKAKLLLQYCSESSKLYLAVTGDVIVSRFQRSRSLLEQSLGQIQTMVPVMLAVEISQIMDDLRSATFSMDSSEEEAGKALRGLLQHGASTSDSFETSEVKAIQYAVSTLQITSQKAILIEKRSIKKLLDKVGDSEATKKKILKYLLYLLKKYGNLVLGDQSGNTRVQHEGAVASENRRKSSVHSQSVEVESHIGYGHHEAQFDVLSRAIPPEEFRCPISSRLMYDPVVIASGQTFERMWIQKWFDEGNDTCPKTKIKLAHLSLTPNTSMKDLISKWCTRYGVTIPDPTMKPEVFQPWEMSSNSIASFGSSMNDIQLQLDFSNMSLGSLDTSYTSDSSHPKILDGLSLMSMQTKEEHKFQSHATINETDLKFLSNLAELEWESQCEEVEEVKRHLNYSEEDYYSLSSENFVEPLVKFLKDACDQCDIKAQKTGSQLLLAFVSKNRSGISYLREEAYNLLETFLNSEDTEEALVILEVLSGHKYCRAKILASGALTSIIKMLDSHSSFQERIIKILSNMSSSSDICPRIVSLECIPKLIPFFGDSTLAGKCAFILKNLCDVEEARVSIAETSGCIASVTALLETGSHEDQENAVTVLLSLCSQRVQYCQWVMEEGVIPALVDISINGNEKGRVSALELLRLLRDIEYAEDRGCSGSDIDASKDTTDLSKEKKSSKTSGFFAKIPMFSKKKK encoded by the exons GTGCACTTTTTGATGTGTACAGAACTCCTGAAATTGGTTGATAGAATATCAAGAATATTTCCAGAAATAGAAGCGGCTCGCCCTCGATGCTCAGCAGGAATACAATCACTATGCGTGTTGAACCGTGCAATTGAGAAAGCCAAGCTACTTCTTCAGTACTGCAGCGAGTCTAGTAAACTTTACCTG GCAGTAACGGGTGATGTAATAGTCTCAAGATTTCAAAGATCAAGGAGTTTATTGGAGCAAAGTTTAGGCCAAATTCAAACTATGGTTCCAGTAATGCTGGCTGTAGAG ATCTCTCAAATCATGGATGATCTTAGGAGTGCAACATTTTCTATGGACTCATCTGAGGAAGAGGCTGGTAAGGCTTTGCGAGGATTGCTCCAGCACGGTGCTTCTACATCAGATTCATTTGAAACCTCTGAAGTTAAAGCTATTCAATATGCAGTTTCAACACTTCAAATCACATCCCAAAAGGCTATCTTGATAGAGAAACGATCTATCAAGAAGCTGCTTGATAAAGTTGGTGATAGTGAGGcaacaaaaaagaagattttaaaatatcttttgTACCTATTAAAGAAGTATGGAAATTTAGTTTTGGGAGATCAATCGGGGAATACCCGTGTTCAGCATGAAGGAGCAGTTGCATCTGAgaacagaagaaagagttctgTGCACAGCCAGTCTGTTGAAGTGGAATCACATATAGGATATGGGCATCACGAGGCTCAATTTGACGTCTTAAGTAGAGCTATACCCCCTGAGGAATTTAGATGTCCAATATCTTCAAGATTGATGTATGATCCAGTTGTCATTGCATCTGGACAAACATTTGAGAGAATGTGGATACAGAAGTGGTTTGATGAGGGTAATGATACATGTCCGAAGACTAAAATCAAACTGGCCCATCTGTCATTGACTCCAAACACGAGCATGAAGGATTTAATATCAAAGTGGTGTACAAGGTATGGAGTCACTATTCCTGACCCAACAATGAAACCAGAAGTCTTTCAACCTTGGGAAATGTCTTCCAATTCTATTGCTAGCTTTGGCAGTTCTATGAATGATATACAGCTTCAGTTGGATTTCAGCAATATGTCACTTGGATCTTTAGACACAAGTTACACCTCAGATTCATCACACCCTAAGATATTAGATGGCTTAAGTTTGATGTCTATGCAGACAAAAGAGGAGCACAAATTTCAATCTCATGCTACCATAAATGAGACAGATTTGAAATTTCTATCTAACCTTGCTGAACTTGAATGGGAATCCCAATGTGAAGAAGTTGAAGAAGTCAAAAGACATCTGAATTACAGTGAAGAAGATTATTATTCTCTGTCATCTGAGAATTTTGTTGAACCACTTGTTAAATTTTTGAAGGATGCATGTGACCAGTGTGATATAAAAGCACAAAAAACTGGATCTCAGTTGCTATTGGCATTTGTCAGTAAAAACAG AAGTGGGATCTCATACTTACGTGAAGAAGCATATAATCTCTTGGAAACTTTTCTTAATTCAGAAGACACAGAAGAGGCCCTAGTCATATTGGAAGTGTTGTCTGGCCACAAGTATTGTAGAGCTAAAATATTAGCATCTGGTGCGTTGACTTCCATCATAAAAATGCTTGACTCCCATAGCAGTTTCCAGGAACGGATTATCAAGATTCTGTCCAATATGTCCTCAAGCAGTGACATTTGTCCACGCATTGTATCTTTGGAATGCATCCCAAAATTGATTCCTTTCTTCGGTGACAGCACTCTTGCAGGAAAAtgtgcatttattttgaaaaatctgtgCGATGTAGAAGAGGCTAGGGTTTCTATTGCTGAAACTAGTGGATGCATTGCTTCTGTTACTGCACTACTTGAGACTGGCAGTCATGAGGATCAAGAAAATGCAGTGACTGTTCTCCTTTCGCTATGCTCTCAACGTGTTCAGTATTGTCAGTGGGTCATGGAGGAGGGTGTCATTCCTGCTCTTGTTGATATATCTATCAATGGTAATGAAAAAGGCAGGGTGAGTGCCTTGGAATTGCTACGGCTCTTAAGAGATATCGAGTATGCTGAAGATCGGGGTTGCTCTGGATCTGATATTGATGCCTCTAAAGACACTACAGATCTctctaaagaaaagaaatcatctAAGACATCTGGATTTTTTGCAAAGATACCAATGTTTtcgaaaaagaagaagtga